A stretch of Ligilactobacillus faecis DNA encodes these proteins:
- a CDS encoding D-alanine--D-alanine ligase family protein, whose protein sequence is MADKKMHVALLFGGNSSEHDVSKRSAHTVYDALDKDKYEVSVFMFTKEGFLLGNEDSMKIFNGAPEDEIVAEATKDVDFSNPLANLQNLSEVKDVDLFYPVIHGNMGEDGTVQALFRLLDKPYIGSGIASSAISFDKDLTKQILTLHGIRNTRYVVVTPENKAEFTYERCAKELGETLFVKPARQGSSVGIHKVSNKADFDAAIEDGFRYDFKILVEETINSPREVECSVLGNRQPKASKLGAVLVPESDDFYDYNNKFVDASGVVFEIPIELPEDLTKEIQQMSLDAFRVLGNRGMARMDFLVDENNVPYFGEVNTLPGFTNISLYPQLWAVSGINYKELINKLIELAIEEYEDNAKLHYDFQALGSEKLGKGLLTDEDKK, encoded by the coding sequence ATGGCAGATAAGAAGATGCATGTTGCATTGCTTTTTGGGGGAAACTCTTCAGAACACGATGTTTCCAAGCGTTCCGCGCATACTGTATATGACGCATTAGATAAAGATAAATATGAAGTTTCAGTTTTCATGTTCACTAAAGAAGGTTTCTTATTAGGGAACGAAGATTCAATGAAGATCTTTAATGGGGCACCTGAAGATGAGATCGTGGCTGAAGCGACAAAAGATGTTGATTTCTCTAATCCATTGGCTAATCTCCAAAATCTTTCTGAAGTTAAGGATGTTGACTTATTTTACCCTGTGATCCACGGAAACATGGGGGAAGACGGTACAGTGCAAGCTTTGTTCCGTCTGTTGGATAAGCCGTATATCGGAAGTGGGATCGCTTCATCTGCGATCTCCTTTGACAAAGATCTCACTAAGCAGATCTTGACACTTCATGGGATCAGAAACACACGTTACGTAGTCGTAACACCTGAAAATAAAGCTGAATTTACTTATGAACGTTGTGCCAAAGAGTTAGGTGAAACACTTTTTGTTAAACCGGCGCGCCAAGGTTCATCAGTAGGGATCCACAAAGTTTCAAATAAAGCAGATTTTGATGCAGCGATCGAAGATGGTTTCCGTTATGACTTTAAGATCTTAGTTGAAGAAACGATCAACAGTCCACGCGAAGTTGAATGTTCTGTTTTAGGTAACCGTCAACCAAAAGCTTCGAAGTTAGGCGCTGTTTTAGTTCCTGAGAGTGATGATTTCTATGATTACAACAACAAGTTCGTCGATGCTTCTGGGGTGGTCTTTGAGATCCCGATCGAATTACCTGAAGATTTAACGAAAGAGATCCAACAAATGTCATTAGATGCATTCCGTGTTTTAGGTAACCGCGGAATGGCACGGATGGACTTTTTAGTTGATGAAAATAACGTACCATACTTTGGTGAGGTCAATACTTTACCTGGTTTCACAAACATTTCACTTTACCCACAATTATGGGCTGTTTCTGGGATCAACTACAAAGAATTGATCAACAAGTTGATCGAGCTTGCGATCGAAGAATACGAAGACAACGCTAAGTTGCACTATGACTTCCAAGCGTTAGGTTCTGAAAAGCTTGGTAAAGGTCTTTTAACAGACGAAGATAAAAAATAA
- a CDS encoding ATP-grasp domain-containing protein, whose protein sequence is MNIIIINRWEDKFADYEKMIDHSENTVIYLTNNSGEKYLKNITSDHIHYLLSDLNDVDALVEILTMIKRKLGQIDRIIALSEYDIKTAGILRSQFNIRGMNEKVSRNFTNKFEMKHALQNTDLLFPKNTKDVKDIRSKLLEFPLVIKPCEGAASENVCIVKDQSSFEDIYSRLEDPSLYEFEEYVAGPIYHVDGLKNKNVMQFMCISRYINTCYEYEVSRKPLGSVLINDRDLYKRVEKMVLAALNALGMSIGVFHLEFILKNNDLVFLEVGARQGGGEIVPLIKKVFSIDLVECLLRCQMLECVDDVKEKRNFSSGGFLLFPEPLKEPVKVKKVVNFSYLETLNYAIVPKVGQILDGNGGYYFNAGRFMFSGDKASVKREMQVVLENYEVEYE, encoded by the coding sequence ATGAATATTATCATTATTAACCGATGGGAAGATAAATTCGCTGACTATGAAAAAATGATAGATCATAGTGAAAATACTGTTATTTATTTGACTAATAACAGTGGTGAAAAATATTTAAAAAACATCACTTCGGATCATATTCATTACTTGCTCTCAGATTTAAATGACGTTGATGCTCTAGTGGAAATTTTAACAATGATCAAAAGAAAGCTTGGCCAGATAGATCGAATAATTGCGCTGTCTGAGTATGATATTAAAACTGCAGGTATATTGAGATCACAATTTAATATCCGAGGGATGAACGAGAAAGTATCTAGGAATTTTACGAATAAATTTGAGATGAAACATGCTCTGCAAAATACAGATTTATTGTTTCCTAAGAACACAAAGGATGTCAAAGATATTAGAAGTAAGCTGTTAGAATTTCCGCTCGTGATCAAACCATGTGAAGGAGCAGCAAGTGAAAATGTATGTATTGTAAAAGATCAAAGTTCATTTGAAGATATTTATTCTCGCTTAGAGGATCCATCGTTATATGAATTTGAGGAGTATGTAGCAGGTCCGATCTATCATGTAGATGGTTTAAAAAACAAAAATGTTATGCAATTTATGTGTATAAGTCGATACATAAATACATGTTATGAGTACGAAGTATCCCGAAAGCCACTAGGATCTGTATTAATTAATGATAGGGATCTATATAAAAGAGTTGAAAAAATGGTATTAGCAGCTTTAAATGCCCTCGGGATGAGTATCGGAGTATTTCATCTTGAATTCATCTTAAAAAATAATGATCTTGTGTTTTTAGAAGTTGGGGCTAGACAAGGTGGTGGAGAAATTGTGCCACTGATCAAGAAAGTATTTAGTATTGATTTGGTTGAATGTCTCTTGCGCTGTCAAATGTTAGAGTGTGTTGATGATGTGAAAGAAAAGAGAAATTTTTCTAGTGGAGGTTTCTTATTATTTCCTGAACCATTAAAAGAGCCAGTAAAAGTTAAAAAAGTTGTTAATTTTAGTTACTTAGAAACTCTAAATTATGCAATTGTTCCAAAGGTCGGTCAAATATTAGATGGAAATGGTGGATACTATTTTAATGCAGGAAGATTTATGTTTAGTGGTGATAAAGCAAGTGTAAAACGGGAAATGCAAGTAGTTTTAGAAAACTACGAGGTGGAATATGAATAA
- a CDS encoding DNA-3-methyladenine glycosylase I, with the protein MAQKCSWVSSSPEMEAYHDYEWGKELHDEQKLFELLSLELLQAGLSWQTVLAKRKAFREVFFDFEIQKVSQMTEADLLRLMADKRLIRHEAKLKAIINNAQCLVELQKTGQSLDKLLWEECPAGPVIHHFETLAQVPAKTELSQKITQKLKRHGFKFVGPTIVYSLMQACGLVNDHLESCPFKYA; encoded by the coding sequence ATGGCACAAAAATGTAGTTGGGTGTCTTCAAGTCCCGAAATGGAAGCATATCATGACTACGAGTGGGGCAAAGAGCTCCATGATGAGCAAAAACTATTTGAATTATTGAGCTTAGAACTTCTACAAGCTGGTCTGAGTTGGCAGACAGTTTTAGCTAAACGAAAAGCTTTTAGAGAAGTATTTTTTGATTTTGAGATCCAAAAAGTCAGTCAAATGACAGAAGCCGATCTCTTACGACTTATGGCAGATAAAAGGTTGATCCGCCATGAAGCTAAATTAAAGGCGATCATTAATAATGCGCAATGCTTAGTTGAACTACAAAAAACGGGGCAAAGTTTAGACAAGCTATTGTGGGAAGAATGTCCAGCTGGACCGGTGATCCATCACTTTGAAACGTTAGCCCAAGTTCCTGCTAAAACAGAGCTTTCGCAAAAAATAACGCAAAAATTAAAACGCCATGGCTTTAAATTTGTGGGACCAACGATCGTATATTCTTTAATGCAAGCTTGTGGTCTAGTCAACGACCATCTTGAAAGCTGTCCGTTCAAATATGCTTAA
- a CDS encoding APC family permease, which produces MDDTQTHGKYISWPILTLMAFVTVIGFDDIMYNFKNQGMTVITSWVLMLFLYVIPYSLMVGQLGSVFNKEGGGLSSWIRGTNGEFLGYFTAWTYWAASVPYVVDSANSVVVGFGWAFTGSGKFQDTMSNAQFTLWTFIIFIIFILIQRRLANSMEFLSVVGGGMMFVMTILFVVLAFVGLVKSGGQMATKPMTIHTIIPNFDLKYWTTVGMLIYAVNGCELIAPYVTQMKKPQREFPKAMIALAVMTAFLTIFGSFALGIYFNAYDLPNDLKMNGSYYAFRALGEQFGLGDLFMYVYAWTSVLYMCALLAVLLDAMTRMLISDTGDKYMPAFLRKTNKDGLPINGYILTCVLCAFIMFLGIFLPEMNDVFNWLLNLNGIISPGVTCWIFYAFMRIRRDSTKYPSQYIFIKNDKLAYLAGLLLLIVTALATILGIAPQDVAQFSHTWWYELVINIVSIVVLIGLGALLPSIRQRELKYGKAFERSQWIAMITLVVFSVVFDVWLGGTDFKFRLVYIISEIVLALLALILIAHKKPKQA; this is translated from the coding sequence ATGGATGATACACAAACACACGGTAAATATATCAGTTGGCCGATCTTGACTTTAATGGCTTTTGTAACAGTGATCGGCTTTGATGATATTATGTACAACTTCAAAAACCAAGGTATGACAGTGATCACATCTTGGGTCTTGATGCTCTTTTTATACGTTATCCCCTATTCTTTGATGGTCGGACAACTCGGCTCAGTCTTTAATAAAGAAGGCGGGGGCTTAAGTTCTTGGATCCGTGGAACAAACGGTGAATTTTTAGGCTACTTCACAGCTTGGACTTATTGGGCTGCCTCAGTTCCTTACGTCGTTGATTCGGCAAATTCAGTCGTTGTTGGTTTTGGTTGGGCTTTTACAGGTTCTGGAAAATTCCAAGATACGATGTCAAATGCCCAATTTACCCTCTGGACTTTTATCATTTTTATTATTTTTATTTTGATTCAACGTCGCTTAGCTAATTCAATGGAATTTTTGAGTGTAGTCGGCGGGGGCATGATGTTTGTCATGACGATCTTATTTGTAGTCTTAGCTTTTGTCGGTCTCGTAAAAAGTGGCGGGCAAATGGCTACTAAACCGATGACGATCCACACGATCATCCCTAATTTTGACCTTAAATATTGGACGACAGTCGGAATGTTGATCTATGCTGTCAATGGTTGTGAATTGATCGCACCGTATGTTACGCAAATGAAAAAACCACAACGAGAATTTCCCAAAGCTATGATCGCTTTAGCTGTCATGACTGCCTTTTTAACGATCTTTGGTTCGTTTGCGCTTGGGATCTACTTTAATGCTTATGATCTTCCAAATGATCTTAAAATGAACGGTTCTTACTATGCATTTCGCGCTCTAGGTGAACAATTTGGGCTAGGTGATCTCTTTATGTACGTCTACGCTTGGACTTCGGTACTTTATATGTGCGCACTTTTAGCTGTTTTATTAGATGCGATGACGCGGATGTTGATCTCGGATACTGGTGATAAATATATGCCAGCCTTCTTGCGCAAAACAAATAAAGACGGTCTGCCGATCAATGGCTATATCTTGACCTGTGTACTTTGTGCTTTCATCATGTTTTTAGGGATCTTTTTACCAGAAATGAATGATGTCTTCAACTGGTTACTCAACTTGAATGGGATCATCTCACCTGGAGTAACTTGCTGGATCTTCTACGCCTTTATGCGGATCCGACGCGATTCGACCAAGTATCCTTCACAATATATCTTTATCAAAAACGATAAATTAGCTTATTTAGCTGGACTTTTACTACTCATCGTGACTGCCTTAGCTACTATTTTAGGGATCGCCCCCCAAGATGTGGCACAATTTAGCCATACTTGGTGGTATGAGTTAGTGATCAATATCGTTTCGATCGTTGTTTTGATCGGTCTTGGCGCGCTATTGCCTTCGATCAGACAGCGCGAGCTCAAATATGGGAAAGCATTTGAGCGCTCACAGTGGATCGCAATGATCACACTCGTTGTTTTCTCAGTCGTCTTTGACGTTTGGCTTGGAGGAACTGACTTTAAGTTCCGCCTTGTTTATATCATCAGTGAGATCGTCTTAGCTTTACTGGCTTTGATCTTGATCGCACATAAAAAACCTAAACAAGCTTAA
- a CDS encoding aminoglycoside phosphotransferase family protein → MLLEFLNEYYEAELETIHDEAGNMHLQGRSRRFERQLFVKIFKEKDKFYAEQHVNQVYCPEIYLDSVIYEDNYIVVLEDRVLEDVLPAEVDAKSVTSFGQKLAAFHEKVSGKVLVPSDERPLSERLATKVARFEKTPYQTDVTEVFTRLQKDLAAADIDYALLPKVVLHGDFSIRNLMHHADKLILIDFERASLGVAYEDLIKFFYNEVKEPRLRNNFLHGYRQIKELEIPNYSLQRCLLFLCALDILEFHLTHTKQKFGQMAEAMFQTIKNEDAILAL, encoded by the coding sequence ATGTTGCTTGAATTTTTAAATGAGTATTATGAAGCTGAGCTTGAAACGATCCATGATGAAGCAGGCAATATGCATTTGCAAGGGCGAAGTAGGCGTTTTGAGCGTCAACTTTTCGTCAAGATCTTTAAGGAAAAAGATAAGTTTTACGCCGAACAACATGTCAATCAAGTTTATTGTCCAGAGATCTATTTAGATAGTGTTATTTATGAGGATAACTACATCGTTGTTTTAGAAGATCGCGTGTTAGAAGATGTTTTACCAGCTGAAGTCGATGCCAAAAGCGTGACTTCTTTTGGACAAAAACTGGCAGCCTTCCATGAAAAAGTCAGTGGCAAAGTTTTAGTTCCAAGTGATGAGCGACCGCTCTCAGAGAGACTCGCAACTAAAGTCGCAAGGTTTGAGAAAACACCTTACCAAACTGATGTGACAGAAGTTTTTACGCGTTTACAAAAAGACCTTGCAGCAGCTGATATCGACTATGCCCTCTTACCAAAAGTTGTTTTACACGGTGACTTTAGCATTCGAAATTTAATGCATCATGCAGATAAGCTCATCTTGATCGATTTTGAAAGGGCTAGTCTAGGTGTTGCCTATGAGGATCTGATCAAGTTTTTTTATAATGAAGTCAAAGAACCTAGATTACGAAATAACTTTTTACATGGTTACCGCCAAATAAAAGAACTTGAGATCCCAAATTATAGTTTACAGCGGTGCTTGCTCTTTTTATGTGCGTTAGATATTTTAGAATTTCATTTGACCCATACAAAACAAAAATTTGGTCAAATGGCAGAAGCGATGTTTCAAACGATCAAAAATGAAGATGCGATCTTAGCATTGTAA
- a CDS encoding glycerophosphodiester phosphodiesterase family protein, which yields MKKITGFYLFFLAVFLLLEICLSLSLPLTGLYLLLGPLFLLKINAQKLTLKSYGQGLFWVGVICYLLLPFSPLSLIRLLEHFPLPLTVTNVFFYKRIFWLGLLGGLYLVGYYVCLRLLPSSNLQLLTEKNFLQQLRKNFDASRSKHTFVFLILLFFSAVTFLGTTLAVSDLMVVGKVSALGYFVSVSVSKQILLLWLLHQRLSFETRTLNFKASLFFLTLAVCGSAFVTWQKLTLPREKMPLIISHRGVDGTDGVQNTIPALIKTHQRAHPAYVELDIQLTLDQHFVVSHDEDLRKLAKKELHINQSPLEELTKVQVFEHAKKAPLADFTLYLAKAQQLDQPLLIEFKVGNVPVSPYVTQFLTLYGKEIKKDQIHSMDLLAITTLKRSLPKASAGFILPFVLFDLPKNQADFYSVSAPTVTKEFITKAHQEHKKIYLWTLEQKKQALEAQTLGADAIITDEPSQIKASLQTATPADHFKAKVRLLLKGAL from the coding sequence ATGAAAAAAATAACTGGATTCTATTTGTTTTTCTTAGCTGTTTTTTTATTGTTAGAGATCTGCCTCAGTCTTTCGTTGCCTCTAACTGGACTCTATCTTTTGTTAGGACCACTGTTTTTATTAAAAATAAATGCGCAAAAGCTAACGCTTAAAAGTTATGGGCAAGGACTTTTTTGGGTAGGGGTCATCTGTTATCTTTTACTACCTTTTAGTCCGTTGAGTTTGATCCGGCTTTTAGAACATTTTCCGCTTCCGCTCACAGTGACGAACGTCTTTTTTTATAAGCGGATCTTTTGGTTAGGCCTTTTAGGGGGACTTTATCTAGTTGGCTATTATGTATGTTTACGTCTTTTACCAAGTTCCAATTTGCAATTATTGACAGAAAAAAACTTTTTACAGCAATTACGCAAAAATTTTGATGCTTCACGCTCAAAACACACTTTTGTTTTTTTAATACTTTTATTTTTTAGTGCCGTTACCTTTTTAGGAACGACACTTGCTGTAAGTGATCTGATGGTCGTTGGTAAAGTCAGTGCGCTTGGCTATTTTGTCAGTGTTAGCGTGAGCAAGCAAATTTTGCTTTTATGGCTTTTACACCAACGTCTTTCTTTTGAAACGCGTACTTTGAATTTCAAAGCTAGTTTATTTTTTCTAACGCTAGCTGTGTGCGGTAGTGCCTTTGTAACGTGGCAAAAGTTGACTTTGCCACGTGAAAAGATGCCACTGATCATCTCACACCGTGGCGTAGATGGTACAGATGGTGTGCAAAATACGATCCCAGCTTTGATCAAAACGCATCAACGGGCGCATCCAGCTTATGTTGAATTAGATATTCAATTGACGCTTGACCAGCATTTTGTTGTCAGCCACGATGAAGATCTAAGAAAACTCGCTAAAAAAGAGTTACACATCAATCAAAGTCCGCTAGAAGAGTTGACTAAAGTTCAAGTTTTTGAACATGCTAAAAAAGCTCCGCTAGCTGATTTTACACTTTATTTAGCTAAAGCTCAGCAATTAGACCAGCCACTTTTGATCGAATTTAAAGTGGGAAATGTGCCCGTATCGCCTTATGTGACTCAATTTCTTACTCTTTATGGAAAAGAAATCAAAAAAGATCAGATCCACTCGATGGATCTTTTGGCGATCACGACTTTAAAACGGTCTTTGCCTAAAGCTTCGGCAGGCTTTATCTTACCGTTTGTTTTATTTGATCTACCTAAAAATCAAGCCGATTTTTACTCGGTCTCTGCGCCAACTGTGACCAAAGAATTTATCACCAAAGCTCATCAAGAACATAAAAAGATCTACTTATGGACTTTAGAGCAAAAAAAGCAAGCGTTAGAAGCACAAACATTAGGGGCCGATGCGATCATAACTGACGAACCAAGTCAGATAAAGGCTAGTTTACAAACCGCAACGCCAGCAGATCATTTTAAAGCTAAAGTACGCTTGCTCTTAAAGGGAGCACTTTGA